In Brassica napus cultivar Da-Ae chromosome C9 unlocalized genomic scaffold, Da-Ae chrC09_Random_25, whole genome shotgun sequence, a single window of DNA contains:
- the LOC125595072 gene encoding uncharacterized protein LOC125595072, which produces MEVFAQLLNKNFLNGDIDYHPSANDPAISHLAFADDIMLFFDGEQSSLQQIAATLQSFASWSGLHMNRAKTELYLAGLSQTETADLASLGFSLGSLPVRYLGLPLMHRKLRICDYRPLMDQLKRRFSSWTSCALSFAGRRQLLNTVIAGTLNFWFSSFVLPKGCIKSIESLCSRFLWNGNITSKAAEKVSWNVVCLPRSEGGLGLRNLSIWNKTLSLKLVWLLHSESESLWASSTKHHRLKRLSIWSLDEKKQGSWIWKSILKLRPLTENFIRCEVGNGEQASFWFDFWLPIGPLINLLARSPQAEQLHIILCSVQPPSLSSVRDCYNWYVDDLYLDSFNTARTWESVRDRSSTVDWESVVWFGGHVPRHAFHMWVTHLDRLPTISRIAAWDHNVENSCLLCNAPDENRDHLFLRCRFSERLWKMIIRRLGYQPFLFHTWTSLIEWLRMKDYTCPQTLHKLAAHAVIYHLWLERNNHLHNAVFSSTDRIFKNIDRHIRNTILARRGRKKFHSLMCTGLRFS; this is translated from the exons ATGGAAGTGTTTGCACAGCTCCTGAACAAGAACTTTCTAAATGGTGACATTGACTACCATCCATCAGCGAATGATCCGGCTATCTCTCATCTAGCATTTGCGGACGACATAATGCTTTTCTTTGATGGAGAACAGAGCTCTCTTCAGCAAATAGCAGCAACCCTCCAGAGCTTTGCTTCTTGGTCGGGTTTACATATGAATAGGGCCAAAACTGAACTGTATCTGGCGGGGTTGAGCCAGACGGAAACCGCAGATTTGGCAAGTCTTGGCTTCTCTCTGGGATCACTTCCTGTCCGCTATCTTGGTCTCCCTCTAATGCATCGCAAGCTCCGCATCTGCGACTACAGGCCACTTATGGACCAGCTTAAAAGGCGCTTCTCCTCCTGGACCTCCTGTGCTCTTTCCTTCGCAGGGAGACGCCAATTACTTAACACTGTCATTGCTGGTACCCTAAACTTCTGGTTTTCATCCTTTGTTCTTCCAAAGGGCTGTATTAAGTCTATTGAATCCTTATGTTCTCGGTTCCTCTGGAATGGAAACATCACTAGTAAAGCGGCAGAAAAGGTTTCTTGGAATGTGGTATGTCTCCCTCGTTCTGAAGGTGGTCTAGGACTTCGAAACCTCAGCATATGGAACAAAACTCTTTCGCTTAAGCTGGTCTGGCTTCTTCACAGTGAGTCTGAGTCACTCTGGGCCTCATCGACTAAACACCACCGACTTAAAAGACTCAGCATTTGGAGCTTAGATGAAAAGAAGCAGGGGTCTTGGATCTGGAAATCTATTTTGAAGCTCAGGCCACTTACTGAAAATTTCATAAGGTGTGAAGTTGGTAATGGGGAACAAGCCAGTTTCTGGTTTGATTTTTGGCTACCGATAGGCCCTTTGATCAACTTGCTGG CAAGGTCTCCGCAGGCAGAGCAGCTCCATATCATCTTGTGCTCCGTCCAGCCTCCTTCACTATCATCGGTGCGAGACTGCTACAACTGGTACGTTGATGACCTCTATTTAGACTCTTTCAACACTGCTAGAACTTGGGAATCTGTTAGAGATAGGTCCAGTACTGTTGATTGGGAATCAGTGGTTTGGTTTGGTGGCCACGTTCCAAGACATGCCTTCCACATGTGGGTTACTCACTTGGATAGGTTGCCAACAATATCTCGCATTGCAGCTTGGGACCATAACGTTGAGAATTCTTGTCTCCTCTGCAACGCGCCGGACGAAAACAGAGACCATCTTTTCCTCCGCTGCAGGTTTAGTGAGCGTCTTTGGAAAATGATCATTCGAAGGCTTGGCTATCAACCCTTCTTATTCCACACTTGGACATCGCTTATAGAATGGCTTCGCATGAAGGATTATACTTGCCCTCAGACTCTGCATAAGCTGGCTGCTCATGCAGTCATCTATCACTTGTGGCTTGAGAGAAACAACCATTTGCACAATGCAGTCTTCTCATCTACAGACCGCATCTTCAAGAACATAGATCGTCATATCAGAAACACGATCCTGGCAAGAAGGGGGAGGAAGAAGTTTCACTCTCTTATGTGCACTGGGCTGAGATTCTCTTAG
- the LOC106366621 gene encoding uncharacterized protein LOC106366621 — translation MIYIIRRKTKWCNPRPIQERWFCLLLSPKHELHYNPQSEPLFIKSQSTITFSSTSKTEEMVLGLRTKSRRDNGVFVEYLISIKELKPWPTSQVPVQCVLLKWQNGENSLGSFIAVVGKDTIMFNESFRLTLTLEPKGVDEKKFHKNLLELHVYDAKKKDKGVKNKLLGSAVVNLSDYGVLTNLVPVGAPFTFKKSSRNDANSEIYLTIEPAGDDDGYRSSSSSQPKMRGSVDKEGSEFSLASLTDDDDDASSQCSSSRRVSFSATCDANPMNADAEMNKDEKKGWKHVTLKHSNNEAALVSEIENLLREEEKKRHSSELVAVTAESDQKHKNDTIASKLKKQFSEIKSLPSPLPPDAARKQMRLRTNTLALGRKTLGMEGVPRLKQLKSIQVHFDGTGTKTIDDDNQKKVSGVSNKLGLITPQESRTETLEDELKEAAALEAAVYSVVAEHSSSMSKVHAPARRLARFYLHACKGNGGSDHSKRACAARAAVSGLILVSKACGNDIPRLTFWLSNSIVLRATLSRGIEKLNLVSIKLGSDEWEDPRAFLAALEKFESWIFSRVVKSVWWQSMTPYMQSAAVKGSMSRKVSGKRRLGHKNQGLYAIELWKSAFKAACERLCPLRGSRQECGCLPMLAKLVMEQLISRLDVAMFNAILRESASEMPTDPVSDPISDINVLPIPAGKASFGAGAELKNAIGTWSRWLEDQFEQKEGKSDDSNNKEKPECENFRLFHLLNSLGDLMMLPFKMLADESTRREVCPTLGPPIIKRVLRNFVPDEFNPHRIPRRLFDVLNSEGLSEEDNGCIIVFPCAASPTVYLMPSTDSIKRFIGELNNPSLSEVGSSVYKKQYTSDDELDDLDTSINSIISAPGTTSSSEWMPKGYRRRKTVRYQLLREIWKEDGLQ, via the exons AtgatttatataataagaagaaaaacaaaatggtGCAACCCACGTCCTATTCAGGAAAGGTGGTTTTGTTTATTACTCTCACCAAAACATGAACTCCATTACAACCCACAATCAGAACCCCTCTTTATTAAATCACAATCAACAATCACTTTTTCATCCACATCCAAAACAGAAGAAATGGTGTTGGGTCTTCGAACAAAGAGCCGTAGAGACAATGGAGTTTTCGTTGAGTATCTAATCTCAATCAAGGAGCTAAAGCCATGGCCAACGAGCCAAGTCCCTGTACAATGCGTCCTCCTAAAATGGCAGAACGGCGAAAACAGCTTAGGCTCATTTATCGCGGTCGTGGGCAAAGACACGATCATGTTCAACGAGTCCTTTAGGCTAACCTTAACGCTAGAACCCAAAGGTGTGGATGAGAAGAAGTTCCATAAGAATCTTCTTGAACTTCATGTCTACGACGCCAAGAAGAAAGACAAGGGCGTCAAGAACAAGCTTCTTGGCTCGGCCGTGGTCAACCTTTCTGATTACGGCGTGTTGACCAACTTAGTTCCCGTGGGAGCTCCGTTTACTTTCAAGAAAAGCTCGAGGAACGATGCGAACTCTGAGATTTACCTAACCATTGAGCCGGCCGGAGATGATGATGGTTATAGGAGTAGCAGTTCATCGCAGCCGAAAATGAGAGGATCTGTTGATAAAGAAGGTAGTGAGTTTAGTTTGGCGTCGTTGACGGATGACGACGATGATGCTTCGTCGCAGTGTTCGTCTTCACGGAGGGTTTCTTTCTCAGCTACGTGTGATGCTAATCCCATG AACGCAGATGCGGAGATGAACAAAGATGAGAAGAAAGGTTGGAAACATGTAACGCTTAAGCACAGTAACAACGAGGCAGCACTAGTCTCCGAGATCGAGAATCTactgagagaagaagagaaaaaaagacaTAGCAGTGAGTTAGTGGCTGTGACCGCAGAGAGTGACCAAAAACACAAGAATGATACAATTGCCTCAAAGCTCAAGAAACAGTTCTCTGAGATCAAATCCCTTCCCTCTCCGTTACCTCCAGACGCAGCGAGGAAACAGATGAGACTTCGGACGAACACTCTTGCCTTAGGAAGAAAGACTCTAGGAATGGAAGGTGTGCCAAGACTTAAACAGCTTAAGTCTATTCAGGTGCATTTTGACGGAACCGGTACAAAAACGATCGATGATGATAATCAGAAAAAGGTGAGTGGAGTGAGTAACAAGTTAGGTTTGATAACTCCGCAAGAGTCTAGAACAGAGACGCTTGAAGATGAGCTGAAAGAAGCAGCAGCTCTTGAAGCAGCTGTTTACTCTGTGGTCGCTGAGCATAGTAGCTCCATGAGCAAAGTTCATGCTCCAGCTCGTCGTCTTGCTAGGTTTTATCTTCATGCTTGTAAAGGAAATGGCGGCTCAGATCATTCTAAGCGAGCATGTGCAGCTAGAGCCGCGGTTTCTGGATTGATATTAGTTTCTAAAGCATGTGGAAATGATATTCCAAG gtTAACATTTTGGCTATCAAATTCGATTGTGCTTAGAGCAACTTTAAGCCGAGGTATAGAGAAACTGAACCTGGTCTCTATTAAACTCGGTTCAGACGAATGGGAAGATCCTCGGGCTTTTCTCGCGGCTTTGGAGAAGTTCGAGTCTTGGATATTCTCTCGAGTTGTTAAGTCAGTATGGTGGCAG AGTATGACGCCGTATATGCAATCTGCAGCGGTTAAAGGATCGATGTCGAGGAAAGTTTCGGGGAAAAGACGGTTAGGTCATAAGAACCAGGGACTCTATGCTATAGAGCTATGGAAAAGTGCTTTTAAAGCTGCTTGTGAAAGACTTTGCCCACTAAGAGGTTCGAGACAAGAGTGTGGTTGTCTACCTATGCTTGCTAAATTG GTTATGGAACAGTTAATCAGTAGACTTGATGTAGCAATGTTCAACGCGATACTTCGTGAGTCAGCAAGTGAAATGCCGACAGATCCTGTCTCTGATCCGATCAGTGACATAAATGTTCTTCCAATTCCAGCAGGAAAAGCAAGCTTTGGGGCAGGCGCAGAACTAAAAAATGCG ATTGGAACTTGGTCTAGATGGCTTGAGGATCAATTCGAGCAAAAGGAAGGCAAATCTGATGATAGCAACAATAAGGAGAAGCCAGAATGTGAAAATTTCAGATTATTCCATCTACTTAACTCGTTAGGCGATCTAATGATGCTTCCATTCAAAATGCTTGCAGACGAATCCACAAGAAGAGAG gTTTGTCCAACACTTGGTCCACCAATAATAAAAAGAGTTCTACGAAACTTTGTCCCAGATGAGTTTAACCCGCACAGAATCCCTAGAAGGCTATTCGACGTTCTGAACTCCGAG GGTTTGAGCGAAGAAGATAATGGATGCATTATAGTCTTCCCGTGTGCAGCATCACCAACAGTATACTTAATGCCGTCTACAGATTCCATAAAACGCTTCATAGGAGAGCTGAACAACCCATCTTTATCAGAAGTCGGGTCATCGGTATATAAGAAACAATACACGAGTGACGATGAGCTGGATGACTTAGATACATCCATAAACTCTATCATCTCTGCTCCTGGAACAACCAGTTCATCAGAGTGGATGCCTAAAGGATACAGACGCAGAAAGACTGTAAGATATCAACTCCTTAGAGAAATATGGAAGGAAGATGGATTACAATGA
- the LOC125595073 gene encoding F-box/kelch-repeat protein At5g43190: MFRLRAPGKKPITITTPTTSTSASNFLYWSPESSPTAVSSPTAMDPIIWSNLPNHILDHILSFLPFKTLVSLRSTSKHLRSLILSPTFLSDHSFSLPSFLLLSHPQAFQSFPLFDPNLISWRTLPLPRSLSLTCASSLLSSSHGLLCFSVSPSSASSLSVFNPLTRSSRSIKFPFYPFPFELLSLVAFPDSYRIFTISSSSSTSRSVCLYDSGDRSWRIFGGVDQVLPRGFNQDGVFYNGSLYFVRSEPFLLVSVNLDDGKWTAATGDGVFPAEDEITFARLVTDPEKKILYMVGGIGSNGICRSIKIYEFKRETESWIEAETLPDIVCRKFTSVCYHNYEHVYCLWHKEMICVCCYNWPEILFFHVGRRTWHWVPKCPSLPEKWSCGFRWFSLVPSLSASV; encoded by the coding sequence ATGTTCCGACTCAGAGCTCCCGGCAAGAAACCCATTACCATCACCACCCCCACCACTTCAACGTCCGCCTCCAATTTCCTTTACTGGTCACCGGAATCTTCTCCCACCGCCGTATCCTCTCCAACCGCTATGGATCCGATCATTTGGTCCAATCTACCTAACCACATCCTCGACCACATCCTCTCTTTCCTCCCTTTCAAAACCCTCGTCTCTCTCCGATCAACATCCAAGCATCTCCGGTCTTTGATCCTCTCTCCAACTTTCCTCTCCGACCATTCCTTCTCCCTCCCTTCTTTCCTCCTCCTCTCTCACCCTCAGGCTTTTCAATCTTTCCCTCTCTTCGACCCTAACCTCATATCCTGGCGCACGTTACCACTCCCTCGCTCCCTCTCGCTAACCTGCGCCTCCTCCCTCCTCTCTTCTTCCCACGGCCTCCTCTGCTTCTCCGTCTCCCCTTCCTCTGCTTCTTCTCTCTCCGTCTTCAACCCCTTGACCAGATCCTCCAGATCTATCAAATTCCCGTTCTACCCTTTCCCCTTTGAGCTTCTCTCCCTCGTCGCTTTCCCTGACAGCTACCggatcttcaccatctcctcctcctcctccacgtCGAGGTCCGTTTGTCTCTACGATTCCGGCGACCGCTCGTGGAGAATATTCGGCGGCGTTGACCAAGTGTTACCTCGTGGGTTTAATCAAGATGGAGTCTTTTACAATGGGTCACTCTACTTCGTCAGATCCGAGCCTTTTCTCCTCGTGAGCGTCAATCTCGACGACGGAAAATGGACAGCCGCCACCGGAGACGGAGTCTTCCCGGCGGAGGATGAGATCACGTTTGCTAGATTAGTTACTGATCCCGAGAAGAAGATTCTTTACATGGTGGGAGGAATCGGAAGCAATGGGATATGCAGGAGCATCAAGATTTATGAATTTAAAAGAGAAACAGAGAGTTGGATCGAAGCTGAAACGCTCCCGGACATTGTTTGCCGGAAGTTTACTTCGGTTTGTTACCACAACTACGAGCATGTGTACTGTCTTTGGCACAAGGAGATGATCTGCGTCTGTTGCTATAATTGGCCTGAGATTCTCTTCTTTCATGTTGGGAGAAGGACATGGCATTGGGTTCCCAAGTGTCCTTCGTTGCCGGAGAAATGGAGCTGTGGGTTTCGCTGGTTCTCTCTCGTCCCGAGCTTGTCTGCTTCCGTTTAA
- the LOC125595071 gene encoding uncharacterized protein LOC125595071 — protein sequence MGPLAITQLATGLSVLAGAVLVKSVLDQKPMAGGPFPRCPTCNGTGRVTCFCSRWSDGDTGCRRCSGSGRAACSNCGGTGTGTPLPVQITVRPPSRPF from the coding sequence ATGGGTCCGCTTGCCATCACCCAGCTAGCCACCGGTCTTAGCGTCTTAGCCGGCGCGGTTTTAGTCAAATCGGTTCTTGACCAAAAGCCTATGGCCGGTGGTCCTTTCCCTCGTTGTCCGACCTGCAACGGTACGGGACGTGTCACGTGCTTCTGCTCTCGATGGTCTGATGGAGATACTGGATGTCGCAGGTGTTCCGGTTCTGGTCGGGCGGCTTGTAGCAACTGCGGAGGTACCGGAACCGGTACACCTTTACCGGTTCAGATCACGGTTCGGCCGCCGAGTCGCCCTTTCTAA